Sequence from the Caretta caretta isolate rCarCar2 chromosome 8, rCarCar1.hap1, whole genome shotgun sequence genome:
TTGCTGTAGTGCCTAAGGATCATAACCAGGTTGGGTCACATTGTGTTGAGTACTGTACAAATTAGTATTACCTGCCCTAAAGagttaaaatcatagaatatcagggttggaagggatctcaggaggtcatctagtccaaccctctgctcaaagcaggaccaatccccaattaaatcatcccagccagggctttgtcaagcctgaccttaaacatctaaggaaggagattctaccacctccctaggtaactcattccagtgtttcaccaccctcctagtgagagtttttcccaatatccaacctaaacctcccacactgcaacttgagaccattactccttgtcctgtcctcttctaccactgagactagtctagaaccatcctctttggaaccacctctcagctatcaaatcccccctcattcttctcttctgcagactaaacaatcccagttccctcagcctctcctcagaagtcatgtgttccagacccctaatcatttttgttgcccttcactggactctctccaatttatccacatccttagagttcacattttaaaaagtctaaagGTCTCCTGTGCATTTTCCTACCCACTAAATGAGGCAGGGCTCCTATAGTCGATTGTTAAATACACCAAGCAGCCATGAAATGAGAAAGATACCTCTTAAGATTGGCAGCACCCATTTGGCAGCTTCCAACTTTAAAACCTATTTCTTTAGCTATGTTGCTAGCACTTCAGATCATTATAAATGAATCAATTTTTAGTAtggttttcttttaacttttcattttccAGCATGGACAGTGAAAATACACTAGTCATTACCATGTTATGTCTCAATCCCAACATTGTGCTAGCACCTAAATGTAAGGCTGagatttttgtcatggatatttttagtaaaagtcatggacaggtcacggccaataaagaaaaattcaaggaagcccatgacctgtccatgacttactaaaaatatccatgacaaaatgggcaGCTCAGCTGCGGGGTCCCCACACCACCCGCGGCAGCTGCAGGGGCCCATGCTGAGCTCTGGGGAACCGTGCtacccaggagctgcagggtacccccatCATCCGGGGGGGGACCCTGCAGGTctctgccccagggctgaagtcatgTAGGTCGCtgaaagtcacagattctgtgacttctgcgacctctgtgaaaaaatcatagccttacaCATAAATACATggggattttcttttaaaaaaaagttttaatatcAAAAAAGTCAATTGTAGTTTCTAGTGGCTGTAGGTTTTGTATAAGTTTGGGATTTTTAAATCCAAATTTTAGCCAAAATGAGTCAAgggctgtctttgttctgtgcttgtacagcagtCAACACAATGCCTGGGAGGTCTACCACAATACAAAATGTTGACTGCACAACTACCAGATGTGCTGTGGAACCCACTGGAAACTAGTTATGTCTGGTAGAGGCTGAAATTTTTAAATTGATTGGGGGGGGGATCAGTTACGAGAATCAAGTAGCCTCCAACTTTAGGGACAGCTCTTTCTGGCCAGGTAGCACTATTTTAATTATACTGGCTAGAACAGCATTAATCAAAACCTCATAATTGGAATTCAATTTAGTACCTTTATATTCCCATCACAGTGTGCTGATGCTATAGATGTAGAGACTTTCACAAGTCTTGTGGCTGACAAGTGGATCTTAAAGTGTCTATAGAAGTGAGAGTAAAGGCAGTCCATAAATAAATTCACTTCTTCTTGAGTAACCTCCCCAGGAGTTTTTTGCACTGTGTCCCATAAGGCTTTTGCATCCTCAGGGTGTATGGCATATGAAATGTCCAGAGACTGGGGAATGCAGGGCACAGAGAAAACAAGTTCTGTTGCAGCCATATAACTGTCCACTTTGCACCCAGTCCACATAGCAGCCATCCAGGCAAGGTTGAGTGGGCTGATGGTTAAACGACTGAAATAACAGTCAAAGGTCTTCTGAAACCAACTACCAACTATGGCTGTGTAACTCTCTGCCCCATTTGCAAGGAACAAAGATAAACAGGTAAAATCTTCTGGTACACTCTCCGAAAGATCATCTCCAGATATACAGCAGAACCAGCCTGACCACACCACTTTgtcttctgcattttcaaatgggAGCTGAGATCTTAATGcaatctaaaagaaaaaaatgtctgcATTACATCTCCAAGTTCTAGAGTGCATTTGACAGTTCTTAGCCAGAGCGAAATGAATTCTAATAAGAATTGCTAAAGCACAAGAATTTTCCCCTGATATACTATTTTAATAGCAAGAGATCAGAAGGAATCAGCTCCAGATCAGTgggttgattttcagaggtgctataTGGGTTTTGGTGCCCAATTTAAAGATTTTGGCCCAGCCAGAACCCTAAGTtttgacactgcattgcactagTTTCTATGCCATTATACCACTTCAGATATCTTGACTGTTTAAAGACAGTTTTTGCAATTCATCTATTATGCCTATAGAGGGCCTGGCTCCTCCCACTGAAGGGAGTGGAAGTGTtgctatttacttcaatgggaatagAAGCAATCCGTAAGTCTACATTAGTGCTGCTTAATGCAGCATTTGTATTGTGCATTAATTTTCCTACAATAATTGCAATACAAAATGTTGCACTTCAATAGCATCTTTCCTCTAAGGACCTCAGAGTGTTAATAAGCCTTAACTATGGCAGGGAAGTAGCATTACATCCATTTTACCAATGAAATTAAATGACCCATGCAAGATCCTACATCAAGTTGATGACAGAGGAGAACTGAAGAGTGTTAACTCCTACTTCTGTCCTCTAACTATAACAAAGATTTGTTCCCAAGTCTATGTTTGAACGGATCAGCAGTTTATGAAGAATTTTTATGAAGTTTATGAAGAGGGTGTTAAAAACAGACAAGAACCATATTGGTTAAAAGCAAAGAGATGCAAAAAAAGTTTGAACCACAGGATACATGAAAATTACCATAGTAACAGCcataaatattttaacatgttacAGTAAGGCAATTCAGAAGTGTTAAGACATCATTGCTATCAATAGTGCTAGCTGCAGCCCTTACCTGGACAAGGATTGCAGCCTGGTCCTGATCCGTACCTCTCAGTCCTAAAAGGGTGGACAAAATCACTTTGATACCAAGATCATTGCCCACTTCTACAGCAAGTCCTTTCTGCTTTTCAGTGGCAACAAAGGCACTCAGAAGTCTAGAATACTCCTTCAGATTACCATAAGAGAATTTGTACATGGGGGTCACGCTATACAAGGTCCATTGTTTGCGTAGAAGGAATGCTATCTTCTGAGGATCCGCATTTTCCTAGAATCAAGAGAACAATATTCAGTTTTCTAGGCCTGCCCACAATTCCTGTAATGAAACTGAAGAAACACATGTACACTGCATCAATCAGGCTAATCagtttttattcttatttatatAAGACGTGACAGCTGATTTAAGATATGAATAGACACATTTTCTTTAGTTATATTAAACTACAAAAAGCTCACCTGCAGTAAAGATGTTTGTGGAATTATTCTCCTAGTTGGGCTCTGaccacacagggtgtgtgtcctGGTGAATGTCAAACCTCTTGAGAAACGAGTAGTATTTGTAAAGTTGATTCCAGTCTCTGCAGTTTTTCTTCCTAAACGGGTCATGCCCCCAGAATCAGGAGTATCCACATCCTATACATGAAAAGAGCCCAAAGACTGAAAACTTGCTATAGTCGGGTGGAGTGATTTAAATGATTAATTTAAGTCAATTAAGTATCTGCAAATCATTGAGTCTGATCACACTGAGCCTTTGTAAAACTAATTCAAATTGATAAACTATAAATGGTTTCTTTCTAATTCAAATGCCCACTACGGTAGAGTCTCTTATTTGAATTTTACAGAACTGCTATAGACAAgagacaaatatttaatatttattaataaatatgaaaattaagGTGGTGTTCCTGCAGACTCTTGAGCAAatgcataactttactcacatgaaagGAACTAATGTACTTAAAGTTTAGCTCAGacgcttatgcacatgcttaagttatagttttatttaaaaagatattaatAGCATGAAATCAAACACTgaagcaattttgttttgaattgacAATAAAAAGTTTATTAGAGAGACTGCATACAATGAAAAGTTTAGACTTGCAATTGATGAACAGAGTTATTACAAATTGTTTTATAAacaggccaaaatgttcaaaaatgggAGCCTAGAAAATTAAGCTTCTAAGCCCATGCTTCATggtgaaattttcagaagcaaCCAAGTAATTTAGAACCACAAATCCCATCGACTTCAATCTGCAAACCCTGATGGAGGAATATAGCCTGGTTGAAGCATTCAGCTTTCTTGAGTCAAAGTTCAGCATATGatttttgcagatgacactaaactgctcaagatagttaagaccaaagcagactgtgaagaacttcaaaaagatctcacaaaactaagtgattgggcaacaaaatagcaactGAAATTTAacatggataaatgtaaagtaatgtacattggaaaaaataactccaactatacatacaatatgatgggggctaatttagctacaactaatcaggagagagatcttggagtcatcgtggatagttctctgaagacgtccacgcagtgtgcagcggcagtcaaaaaagcaaacgggatggtaggaatcattaaaaaggggatagagaataagttgaatatcttattgcccttatataaatccattttacacccacatcttgaatactgcatacagatgtggtcccctcatctcaaaaaagatatactggcattagaaaaagttcagaggagggcaactaaaatgattagggggttggaacggtcccatctgaggagaaattaaagaggctaggacttttcagcttggaaaagaggagactaagggggggatatgatagtggtatataaaatcatgaatggtgtggagaaagtgaataagttatttacttgttcccataatataagaactaggggccaccaaatgaaattcatgggcagcaggtttaaaacaaataaaaggaagttcttcactcagcacacagtcaacctgtggaacttcttgtctgaggaagttgtgaaggctaggactgtaacagggtttaaaagagaggtggataaattcatggaggttaagtccattaatggctattagccaggatgggtaaggaatggtgtccctagcctctgtcagagggtgagatggatggcaggaaagagatcacttgatcattacctgttaggttcactccctctggggcacctggcattagccactgtcggtagacaggatactgggctggatggacctttggtctgacccagtatggccattcttatgctcttatgtaTGTTCACATGGGAAGGTGGTGCTGGCTGTAAATATAACATTGGCTAGTTGCTTATCAAGGTTGTTACAAGTCCCTGGGCTTTGTTCAGcataaaggaacattttaaaTGAGAGAAACTTTTTAGTAGAAAGAAATCTACATAAAGTCTACTAAGAATTAGGAAACtaacaaaacaaatacaaaatattcaCCTTTGCAATTTGACTACAAAATGGGATGGAAGAACTAGCAATATGCACATACAAATATTTGATTTAAATTCAATAAATTGATCTGTTTTCAAAAATAAccatttaaaagttaaaaaccaTGTTTTTATCCACCTTGGCTAAAGTAGAGATTGaaagtttattttaatgtaaGAGCATTTCCGAGGATCAAAGTACTAGACACAGTTAATAAATTGTAAAAGCTGTTTCAACATAGAAATCCTTGCTTTCCCCACAAACAGCAAGTAGGAACCACCGCCTCAACAATATTTACCTTCATAAAATATACTAAGGCACGCAATTGTATGACGATACTCTCACAGATCAAATACAACATAAGGAACAAAGCCACAGCCTAAATGCCTTCTGTCACGAGCCGGTCCTGTCCCAGACTCCCAGTGTTGGACGACACTGGTCTGTTCTGTGGGGATGGAATCTTCTGCTGGAGAATTTCCAGGCAACAAACCTCTTACCCCCTGGGCTTCTAGTCTAACAGTGGATCAGAATCAATGGCACTGCTGGTATCAGACTCATTCTTCTACCGGAGTAGAACAGTTCCACACTGATGGCCCTTGGCTACTCTGCCACAGCTTCCCAAacatagggcaggtctacacttaaaacgctgcatcaGTGTAGCGCTaaagtgaagatgctcctatgcTGACGGGAGGGAACTCTCCCTTAGgtgtaattaatccacccccccaagaggtggtagctatgtggATGGAAAAAGCTATCCCATTGACAAAGCAGTGTCTACATGGGGGTGTTAAGGTTGGTATAACTCAAGAGTTTCTCAAATGCaccttttcttgcagccacagcctcctgggcagtgatggggtgggggggggggaagtaatgcagcagcccctcccttggggccaccagcaggggctGGTCTCTGTCCCCTACAAGAGACACAAACACTGTAGAAGCAGGCAGACAGCGTGGGTTCCCGCCCTTGCACACTCCAAAGAGATTTAAGCCGACCTAAGCGCTACTGTAGGTACTGCTAGGCCAATGGATTTGCTACAGTGATGGGGAAAATGCCTTCCTCACTCTAGTAAGTGTCTGcattacagtggcatagctaggaatgcatccgatgaagtgacaaGACTCCCGCCCTtgtcttccctcccacccccatcctcctgGCTCTCACTGACTCCCATCACCCCTGGGccccctacccacctccccatccaggccTTAATTTGTTCCCCAGCTTGCCAGTGCTGAGtacaagtctgctgtgaaaagtgatattgctAACATCACTTTTCatagcctcccagctagctagcaagtctgctgtgaaaaattacattaatatacaaatatcacttttcacagtagcagaCTTACAAGctagcaagtctttaaaaaaaaaaaataagcaaccaaaaaagcaaaacatgcaaagcaccttatttatgtttctattctgtttaggtccagtaaagaatagagacaattgtacattatttttaattgagtctgcaaaaaaaccagCCCCCTacacaaataaattataatgatttggacatgtataaatgcatatttatttgcttttcctaaaattaagtattttaggaaaaattgctagagtggccaccagcaagagttgctggccgcactctgaggccacacaaaaatttgttgtgagaacccctgatataactacttgtggcatcttagagactaaccaatttatttgagcatgagctttcgtgagctacagctcacttgatatAACTACATCATTCACACACCCCTGAACAATGTAGTTACACTAACATCAGTCTGTATTTATGTAGACTTGGCCATAAATTCTTCACCTGGGGTATGACTACTACACTACAAGCACCACAGTTCTagctacaagaaaaggaggacttgtggcaccttagagactaacaaatttatctgagcatgagcttttgtgagctacagctcacttcatcggatgcattcctagctatgccactgtaatgCAGACACTTACTAGAGTGAGGAAGGCATTTTCCCCATCACTGTAGCAAATCCATTGGCCTAGCAGTACCTACAGTAGCGCTTAGGTCGGCTTAAATCTCTTTGGAGTGTGCATGTTCTCACCCTTAAGTGAAATCGCTAGATCAACCTCAGTTTTAGATGCAGACCAGGGTGTTGGTGTCAAGTACCTGCTACAACAACAAATGCTCAAAGCACTGAAAGTTACATTCAGAGGGGAGGTGGAAATGTTCCCAAACCCAACATGTCCCCAAACTGTCACACCTTCAACCACCCTAGCAACGAAAAGTTTCCTACAtaactccccccacctccttttcCAATGTACTGAAGTCAGCTTAACGTTAATGCCTGTGAAAGATCTTGTAAACTATGCCCtccttccagtctgccctgggttgtaagctggggagaggggggggcgCTCTGTCCCCTCCGTGTCTGTTACAGGCCCCAGCACGCTGCAAGGGGAAGATTTTACACAGCAGCACATCCAGGGTGGGCAGATGCTCCAGCCGCTGCACGCGTTCGCGGCCGGTTCGCAGCTGGCTGCCTCAGgatgggtggggcggggagccTGGTGCCTCCCCAGCGCGGGGCCGGTGTAACGACACGAACAGCTCCCTCTCCCAGGTCCCTACGTCGCACCTGGCCCAGCCGGACAGCGGCTGATGGGGCCCTGTCATGCCGCACGGGGCGGGCAGAGGCGGCCGCTAGGGGGGTAGTGCCCCCGGGCAGCTCCCCCGATCCCCGGGCTCATCAGTCACGATCCCCGGTAGGAGATCGGCCCCCCACGCCAGCCAGCCCAGCTGCACGAGCAGCCCGCCGCCAGCGCCCCGGCTCCCGCTACCGGACAGTGGGGAAAACGTCATTCTCCGTACGTTAGACGCAGGGCGGCGGGCTCTCACCTGCCGCCGCCAGAGACTAGGCCGCCCCGATCGCCTCATTGCAGACTCGGCTCTCGCGCGCTCCGCCAAGATCATTTGAATCCGCTTCCCGGCAGCCCCTGCGGCAGGGACACCCACGCGCGTGAGCCTGAGCCAGGAATCCCGTCACGT
This genomic interval carries:
- the CENPL gene encoding centromere protein L isoform X2, whose amino-acid sequence is MILAERARAESAMRRSGRPSLWRRQDVDTPDSGGMTRLGRKTAETGINFTNTTRFSRGLTFTRTHTLCGQSPTRRIIPQTSLLQENADPQKIAFLLRKQWTLYSVTPMYKFSYGNLKEYSRLLSAFVATEKQKGLAVEVGNDLGIKVILSTLLGLRGTDQDQAAILVQIALRSQLPFENAEDKVVWSGWFCCISGDDLSESVPEDFTCLSLFLANGAESYTAIVGSWFQKTFDCYFSRLTISPLNLAWMAAMWTGCKVDSYMAATELVFSVPCIPQSLDISYAIHPEDAKALWDTVQKTPGEVTQEEVNLFMDCLYSHFYRHFKIHLSATRLVKVSTSIASAHCDGNIKILHSKHLIGVLTLLTELAISQIQ
- the CENPL gene encoding centromere protein L isoform X1, which translates into the protein MILAERARAESAMRRSGRPSLWRRQVRARRPASNDVDTPDSGGMTRLGRKTAETGINFTNTTRFSRGLTFTRTHTLCGQSPTRRIIPQTSLLQENADPQKIAFLLRKQWTLYSVTPMYKFSYGNLKEYSRLLSAFVATEKQKGLAVEVGNDLGIKVILSTLLGLRGTDQDQAAILVQIALRSQLPFENAEDKVVWSGWFCCISGDDLSESVPEDFTCLSLFLANGAESYTAIVGSWFQKTFDCYFSRLTISPLNLAWMAAMWTGCKVDSYMAATELVFSVPCIPQSLDISYAIHPEDAKALWDTVQKTPGEVTQEEVNLFMDCLYSHFYRHFKIHLSATRLVKVSTSIASAHCDGNIKILHSKHLIGVLTLLTELAISQIQ